TCACGGACTGACCCCGCATGAGGCGTTGGATGTACTGCCGGGTGTCCCGGACGTTCCCCTCGCGGCAGCCCCGAACATACCGGACCGCACCCGCGCCAAAGCCGTAATAGGCTTCGTTGGCCCAATAGGTCTCATTGTGCCGGCACCGATAGCCCGGACGGGCAAAGTTCGAGATTTCGTAATGCTCAAATCCCGCTGACGTCAAACGGTCGATGGCGAAGGCATACATCTCGCATTCGACCTCTTCGGGCACCGCTTGGACCTGACCGCGTTGCCAGCGTTTCCAAAGCGGTGTTCCCTTCTCGTATGTCAAACTATAGGTGGAGAGATGTTCCGGACGCAGGGCCAAGGCGCATTCCACATCAGCGGCCCAATCGGCCAAAGTTGTGCCGGGTATGGCAAAGATCAGGTCCAGGGAGACGACGAATCCGGCGTCTCTGGCCCAAGCTACGACCTCTTCTGCTTGCGTGCTGGTGTGCCGCCGTTCCAAGGCTTGCAACGACTCGGAACGGAATGACTGAACGCCGACACTCAGGCGCGTGACTCCATACGCCCGCAACAGGGCCAGCTTGTCGGGATCGAGACTTTCCGGCGTGGCTTCCACCGAAAACTCGATTGCCGCTGGGGAGGCATCCGCTGTTGCACCCGGTGCTTCAGGGTCAAAGGCCAAGGGCAGCCAATGCTTCAGAAGCGACAGCAACTCCTCCAGTAGAGGCAGGGGCAGATAAGTGGGAGTGCCTCCGCCGAGAAAGAGGGTTTGGACGGGTCGCGGGTACTCTAATTGCCGCAGTTCACAAGCTAGGGCTTGCAGGTAATCCCGCATGAGATGATCTGCACCGGCGATCACGGCAAAATCACAATAGCCGCAGTGATGGGCACAAAAGGGAATGTGTACATAGGCTGCACGTGGCTCTTCCCAAGCGGCTTCCCTCATTCCGGACATTGCCACGGATCCTTTTCCAGTTCTGGCTAGAGAATCTCCGTTACCTCTTTCCGCTTGACGCCGAACCCATCTGTACCCGCTGACTGGAGCAGCTCCCTGTGGTTCCCCCAGCTTCAGGGGGTCATTCCATCTTACGGCATCCGGTCTGATTGTTAGGAGTTTACCGCTATTGTTAGGAGTTTACCGCTTTTGGTTCGCTGAGATTGTATCCTGATGTACCTCAGTTTTGATCCTTGCGGTTCTGATCTCACACCGGAGAGGCCATACTTCCCGGAAGCAAAACCTGTGGTAATTTTTTCTCACCTCTGGTCAGAAGCGGTGCAGAAAGGGGAAAGAGGCTTGCGGCTTGGGGGTTGCGCCGCGGCGGGATGTGAGCGTGGAAGGACAGAGTCTGGACGTCAGAAATGCCGGAAAAACCCGGAGCAGCGGGGAATCAAGGGGGAAAGTGGCCGGTTATTCGGCTGTGGAGATGGCGCGATGTTTGAGGATTGGCACGGTGGATGCATAGGTAGAAAAATGTCCGTTCACACGGGCCGGCGGCGTCGCGGAGGACCGGCCCGGAGGAGAACGGATGCTGATCGCAGAAGCAGTTTCTAACCGGCGATCTGGGTACGCCCCCGGATCGTTCCTTCCCCCGACCTATCCCCCTGGCATATTCCCGCAGCCGGCGGTGAACCATCCGCCGGCTCGCCTCGCTTTTCTATCTTCCATTCCTCAAACTCGAAATGCGGGACCTGATCGCTGGGGCGAATTTTCATCCTTGCGAGGAGGTTTTCTGGACCTCAAGAGGCGATGTTGTCTTGCCCAAGGTGTGGGCGACGGTGGAGAATGGGGAGGCATCCATCGGGGCTGCAGAAGTTGGCAAAACCATTGGGAGTGTCCGCCCAAGAGTCAGGCTAGATAGGTTTGTTTTGGAGCGAGGCACAAAAAGGGTTTGTGTCATTCCCATGAACGACGGACACGGCGCCTGGAGCACGCTATGCCCTATACACCGATTTTGGCCACGTTGGGTTACGTTTTCTCTCCGGACCGCAAGCAGGTACTGTTGGTGCATCGCAATGCTCGTCCGCAGGACCCCCACTACGGCAAGTACAACGGTTTAGGGGGGAAACTGCACCGTGGCGAAGATGTGGTCAGCGGCCTGTGCCGGGAAATCCGCGAAGAGGCCGGCATCGAGTGCGAGGAGGTGGAGCTGGCCGGAACCATATCGTGGCCTGGGTTCGGCAAAGGGGGCGAGGATTGGTTTGGCTTCATCTTCCGGGTCGGGCGTTTTCGGGGGGAGCCACGGGAACGTAACCCCGAAGGGAGCCTGCATTGGGTTCCGATCTGCGAGGTGCTCCAATTACCTCTCTGGGAGGGGGATCGCTACTTTCTGCCGCTGGTGTTGAGCTGGGAAAGCCCGGTGTTTCACGGCGTCATGCCCTATCAGGATGGGCGCCCGGTCGGTTGGCATTATTGTCAGGCCAAAGCGGACGGAAGATTTGCGTTTCCAGCATAAAACCGGACTGGAGAATGGAGCAAAGTCTCGAGCATGGCGGAGATTCGTGTGCTAAGTTTGGGTAAGTTCGGTTCTTTTGATGAAGTGTTTATCAGTTCTTTCATTGCAGCGACTACACCGGGAGGTGCCTTTGGCTAGCCTGTTTCCACGTATCCGGTCTTTGACTCCTGGGGCGTTTGTCCTGACGCCAGGTGCAGAACCAGCACCGGGGTACCGATTGCGGCGGATGCGCGGGCGGGGGGGATTCGCGGAAGTATGGGAAGCAGACGCTCCAAGCGGCCAAACAGTGGCATTGAAATTCATGCCAAGCATGAATGCCACCAGCACGGCACGGGAACTGCGCTCCCTGCAATCCCTCTTGCCTTTGAAACATCCCCATCTGCTGCCGGCCTACGATGTGTGGTGCGTGCCGGGATACATTGTCATCGTTATGGAATTGGCGGACGCCACCCTGCTGGATTTGATGCTCCTGTATCACAACGAATTGGGTCAGCCGATCGAAACTTCGCTTCTGTGCCGCTATCTTTGGCAGGTTGCCGATGCTTTAGATTTCCTCAACGCCCGCCAGCATAGCCGGGAAGGACGCAAGGTGGGCTTCCAGCATGGGGATGTCAAGCCGAATAATATCTTGCTGGTGGGGGAAACCGCCAAGCTGAGCGATTACGGTTTGGCCACGCCCACGCATGGTCCCGTGACTCCCTGTCCCCGGCAAGGGACCCGCGAGTATGCCGCCCCGGAAATCTTCACCGGGTATTACTCGGAGCGCTCCGATCAGTTCAGTCTCGCAGTGACCTACTATGTTTTGCGGACCGGTGCCTTTCCTTTTCCGGCTCTGCCCACGGAACTGCCCCGGCAATTCAGCCGGCCGGCCCCCGACCTGACCCTCGTAACTCCTGCGGAACAGCCCCCCTTGCAACGGGCCT
This genomic interval from Thermogemmata fonticola contains the following:
- a CDS encoding protein kinase domain-containing protein encodes the protein MRGRGGFAEVWEADAPSGQTVALKFMPSMNATSTARELRSLQSLLPLKHPHLLPAYDVWCVPGYIVIVMELADATLLDLMLLYHNELGQPIETSLLCRYLWQVADALDFLNARQHSREGRKVGFQHGDVKPNNILLVGETAKLSDYGLATPTHGPVTPCPRQGTREYAAPEIFTGYYSERSDQFSLAVTYYVLRTGAFPFPALPTELPRQFSRPAPDLTLVTPAEQPPLQRALAPVPQDRYPTCREFMADILKAHRYKVVRDSDDHWLIIRDKKRSSTVTTVSLLRRPPHA
- a CDS encoding NUDIX hydrolase codes for the protein MPYTPILATLGYVFSPDRKQVLLVHRNARPQDPHYGKYNGLGGKLHRGEDVVSGLCREIREEAGIECEEVELAGTISWPGFGKGGEDWFGFIFRVGRFRGEPRERNPEGSLHWVPICEVLQLPLWEGDRYFLPLVLSWESPVFHGVMPYQDGRPVGWHYCQAKADGRFAFPA
- the hemW gene encoding radical SAM family heme chaperone HemW, translating into MSGMREAAWEEPRAAYVHIPFCAHHCGYCDFAVIAGADHLMRDYLQALACELRQLEYPRPVQTLFLGGGTPTYLPLPLLEELLSLLKHWLPLAFDPEAPGATADASPAAIEFSVEATPESLDPDKLALLRAYGVTRLSVGVQSFRSESLQALERRHTSTQAEEVVAWARDAGFVVSLDLIFAIPGTTLADWAADVECALALRPEHLSTYSLTYEKGTPLWKRWQRGQVQAVPEEVECEMYAFAIDRLTSAGFEHYEISNFARPGYRCRHNETYWANEAYYGFGAGAVRYVRGCREGNVRDTRQYIQRLMRGQSVTVYREKLSPWERACETLAVQLRRRRGIDRRAFHEQTGVAVDELAGGAIRQLQEEGLLEEEGAALRLTRRGLFVADAVIAQLWAAASPCGSIEPSRRYNLPVVENVPQ